One part of the Anaeromyxobacter sp. Fw109-5 genome encodes these proteins:
- a CDS encoding GYD domain-containing protein: protein MAMYLSRFSYTPETWERLIQNPEDRREAARSYIESVGGKLHGFWYAFGEHDGWNLWEAPDNVSMAAVALAIGAGGALSSYETTVLVSVEELMQALGKAKAIRYRPPGAETARVRDPA, encoded by the coding sequence ATGGCCATGTATCTGTCGCGCTTCAGCTACACGCCGGAGACGTGGGAGCGCCTGATCCAAAACCCCGAGGACCGACGCGAGGCCGCGCGCTCGTACATCGAGTCGGTGGGCGGAAAGCTGCACGGCTTCTGGTACGCCTTCGGCGAACACGATGGCTGGAACCTGTGGGAGGCACCCGACAACGTGTCGATGGCAGCCGTTGCGCTCGCCATCGGTGCAGGGGGCGCGCTCAGCTCGTACGAGACCACCGTCCTGGTCAGCGTCGAGGAGTTGATGCAGGCGCTCGGGAAGGCGAAGGCGATCCGGTATCGGCCGCCAGGAGCGGAGACCGCGCGTGTGCGCGATCCAGCGTAG